The Fulvia fulva chromosome 1, complete sequence region CAAGGTCACGTTCCAGCACGAAATCGACGTGACAGAGTTCTGCTCGGAAGACCTTCGCAAGAAGCTCGTCCCTATACGAGACAAGATTCGCGAGGTCCGCAAGGAGGAAGAGGATGTCGAGCGTGCTAAGAAGCGTCAGAAGCGCATGCAGAAGGAATCGGAGGAGAATGGAGACAGCAATGTGCGAAGTGATGAGCCTCTGCAAAAGAGAAAGGAGAAGGAGGCCGAGCGTCAGCTGAAAGCTACAGGGCCTGCGTCGGAGACAGAGCTCAAGGCTGAGAAGAAAGAGGCTGGCGGTAGCGAAGACACGATGATGGGTGGTACTGAAGAGAAGTTCAAGACGGACGAGGAGATTGAGGCTGAGCGAGCAGCGTCTATTCTTGCGGCGAAGAAGGAACTGCTTGCACTCGTCCACCCAGATCTCAAGAAGGACTCAACGGCAGGTCAGACTGGCCTGTACGAGCTACGCGGTCTCGTCACCCACCAAGGCTCATCTGCTGATTCCGGTCACTACACCGCGTACGTCAAGAAGGCAGCGGCTCCGGGAAAGAGTGAAGATGGCAAGTGGTGGTGGTTCAACGATGACAAGGTCTCGGAGGTTGAGAGCGAGAAAATCGAGACACTTGCTGGTGGAGGCGAGACTCATAGTGCACTGATTCTGCTGTACCGCGCTGTCGAGCTGCCAAAGGTCGAAGAGAAGTAGAGGCTTCGCGACTATGCACCGCGTGAAGCGCAGCGCGTGCTAGTACGACATCGCAGATAGCTCAGCAGAGACATCGTGCAAGCGGCTTCGACAAGGACGCAGGACTGTATGACAATGCTTATGAATGGTGTAAGTCCAGGTTCCTGCCTCAATAGGTGACGCGCATGTGAAAGCGCGGTCCCGGCCCGTTTGGGTATCCTTGTCCGCTGCAAGCAACGCTGCGCGAGCTTCACTTCACCACACTAGCTCTTCTCTCAGCTTCACTTCTGCTGTCACCACAACAACTTTCGTTCGCGACCTTTATTCGACCCGTTCACTGCGTTCTGCTGCCCATCACTCAAGTGTCATCATTCTTATCATGTCCCTTTCCTGAACACCACGCATTGCCGTCAAGATGTTCTACAGCCACGAGGGTGCGTTGTCGATTGCCGCTGGGAGATACAGGCCATAATTGCTGACGAACTCCAGTATTAACCTCCCGTAAATATGGAGTGGCTACAGTGTGGTAAGACTTGATGTCTCTCACGGCAAGCCAGAATGTCCCAATGCTGACGTTGGTCCAGGCTGGTCGCTACCTTGGGGCAGAAGTCGGCCCTCAAGAAAGTCTCCCGCAAGGCCATCCTCGACGTGGACGTTGCGAAGGCCTGCGAGACGATCGTTGCACCTGACGCGCCTCTAGCACTGCGGTTGCAGTCAAATCTGCTGTACGTGGCTGGCTTCCGACTCATGTTGGTCCTCGTTCACTGACAACGCGTCAGCTTTGGCCTCACACGCGTCTACGCGCAACAATGTGGCTATGTCTTGACAGACGCCGAGACCGCCCGCAACAACATGCGTCAAGTGGTCAGGTTGATGAAGCAAGCCGACCTCGAGAAAGAAGGCGGCAACAAGGCCAAGTACATCATGCTTTTTCATGCTCACCCAACTTCGAGCTAACTGTACCACTAGGCCCGAACAGCTCATACTGCAAGACGATCCCAACTACTTGCCAGACCTTGACCTGATGCCCTTCGATCTCGACAACCTCAACCTCAACATCGATGTGTATCACGACACCCAGGCCACGTTATCGCCCCATAGCTCCCAACATACTGCTTCCCAGCACTCTATTGGTGGCCTCATGCTGCCACCTTCGCAGAGCTCGTTCACTGGCGGCCCAGTGGGTGGTCTCGACCTGCTGAGCATCCGCGGCGACTCAGGCGCTGGAACACGGCGGAGGACGGACATGGTGCTCGCAGACGATGACCTTGGCTTCACCATCGAAGCTGATGGCACATTTAGAGAGGAAGAACAAGAGCCCAGCACCGCGCCCAGAGAAGTTCCGGTTGGTATTGGCGGGGTGTTGTTGTACAGCCAGTTGCATTCAGTACGTCTGCCGATCATGTCTTGCGAACGGACTGCTAACAAGTTGCAGCCACCAAGAGCTCCCACCGAATTCGATGATGGCTTTGTGCCAGTCCAGGACGACTTCACGTTCGATGACCAATACAATGTCGTTGACGATCCGCCACTATCACCCTCCGGTCTGGTCACGGCCGCTGCTGTCCGCCGCAGAGAGCCCAAGAAGCGCAAGCCAATTCCATTAGATACGACCACCACCCTACGCAACGGCGATCTCAATCGTTGGTCGGCCGAGTATCTGCAGAACATGCGCAAGGCAACGGAGCTGAAGAGGCCAGCCAAGCTTGCAGCCATCGCCAAGACGAATGCTCGTCATTGGGTGTTGGGTGCTGATAGCTTTCTCGGCGAAGGAGTGCATGGTCCACTCGATATGTTTTCTGGTGCGAAATTGCTCGAGGCATTCAGACCGGATCTGAAGCATCAGAGGGAGAACGATGAGTCTTCCCAGAGCGATCGCCGAGTCCGACCACGCACCGACACATCCTCTGACGAGGCAGGCCGTGGAATAGAATACGATGATGGCTTCATGCCAATCATGGACGACGATACCATCGAGCAAGGTCGAGACGCACCAACCTCTCTAGACGACAGACATCTGTCCAGCATCTTCCCCTGGAATCAGAGCGCCGGATCTCGACGACCTACTGACGTTGGCCACCcaacttctgcttcctatGGTGGTGGATCACAGCTCAACCTCTTCAGTCGTCGTGGCAGCCGCCTCACGTCAGCTTCACCTCTCGTCGGCCGTGGCGCGGCCGGCGATGTTGACGATGATCTCCAGTTACCGGGATCCGACTACGCGAAGGGCGGCATGAACGACGACGAACAATTCGAGCTGTTCGGACCAGCTGCTCAAGTCGACACCCAAACCGCTGCCCAGACACAATGGCAGCGCTCGGTCCTCGGTAGCGAAAGCGCAAACTTCCTCGCGTTCGTGCAGAATGCCATTGAGGAGGAGGACCAGCTTCGAGGCGATGACCGAGACATGATCGATGATGACGATGAGCCAACGTCTGGGAGTGTGGACTTCGACACGTTGCTTCCGGTCGAGACAAACAGCCAGATCGTGGCCGCTCAGGCTTTCCTTCACGTTCTGGCTCTCGGTACCAAGAACATGCTGAGCGCTGCTCAAGACGAGGCCTTTGGGGCCATCACTCTCTGCGTCATTGCGGTTTGAGTGGACTGCTACTGTTTCTTTCTGATCTCTGTTATATCTTGGAATGGTTTCGGTGGTTATTTGCTCGATGTGGGGGAATACAGATGTTCGGATGGTGGTTGCTTTGCTTTCTGATACCCAATACGGCCGACGTATTTTACTGTACCTCTTCAGCTTTACGCTTCGCTCAGAAGACAGTATCACTACCATAGCATTATCGATACCCATGCATAACGCAAGCACATATCAGTCACTCCTCAACCTGATCTCGCAGCGGTCCAAGCCTTTCCAGAGACTGTCTGATCTGCTCCGCAACGAACCCAGGCCGATCGACATGCGGAAAGTGCGCACTATCCACAACAGCAACCTGCCTAAGACGCGGCGTTGCCCGCTCCCTCTCACGTCCCGACACCGACCCATAACCCTCCGACATCTTCTCCCCAACCCAGCACCTATACCTCGACACCTGTCCCTCCCGCATCGGCACACGATCCATGCCCACGGGCTCACTACTCTGCAAATTCAACACCGGCATTCCCATCTCTCCAAGTTTTACAAACACTCTCTCCATCTCCTCCCGGTCCCATCTGATCATGTCCTTCATTAAGCTCTCGCTATACGCCTTGTCCATCTGGGCGACGTGAGCGATGGCAGAAGCTTTGAATGAATCTGGCGTACGTTCTGAAAACATCTGCTGGAAGATGTTGTCTTTAGCTGTAGCTCGCTGCTCAGGGCTTATGGTTGCCATGTTTGATGCTGCGGTAGTCTTTAGCGTGTAATTGCTACCGTCGATCCAGACGAGGCCTTTGATGGTGGGCGTAGTGCTATTGGTAGACAAGAGAGCGGCTTGAGCGGCGATACGGACGCCCATGCTGTGACCGACCAAGATGATGTCTTTAAGACCTAGCTCGGTGCATA contains the following coding sequences:
- a CDS encoding Meiotic recombination protein rec8, with translation MFYSHEVLTSRKYGVATVWLVATLGQKSALKKVSRKAILDVDVAKACETIVAPDAPLALRLQSNLLFGLTRVYAQQCGYVLTDAETARNNMRQVVRLMKQADLEKEGGNKAKPEQLILQDDPNYLPDLDLMPFDLDNLNLNIDVYHDTQATLSPHSSQHTASQHSIGGLMLPPSQSSFTGGPVGGLDLLSIRGDSGAGTRRRTDMVLADDDLGFTIEADGTFREEEQEPSTAPREVPVGIGGVLLYSQLHSVRLPIMSCERTANKLQPPRAPTEFDDGFVPVQDDFTFDDQYNVVDDPPLSPSGLVTAAAVRRREPKKRKPIPLDTTTTLRNGDLNRWSAEYLQNMRKATELKRPAKLAAIAKTNARHWVLGADSFLGEGVHGPLDMFSGAKLLEAFRPDLKHQRENDESSQSDRRVRPRTDTSSDEAGRGIEYDDGFMPIMDDDTIEQGRDAPTSLDDRHLSSIFPWNQSAGSRRPTDVGHPTSASYGGGSQLNLFSRRGSRLTSASPLVGRGAAGDVDDDLQLPGSDYAKGGMNDDEQFELFGPAAQVDTQTAAQTQWQRSVLGSESANFLAFVQNAIEEEDQLRGDDRDMIDDDDEPTSGSVDFDTLLPVETNSQIVAAQAFLHVLALGTKNMLSAAQDEAFGAITLCVIAV